The genomic stretch CCGGCTGCGCAGCGCCCAGGCCGAGGCCGTCCGCGCCGCCCGCAAGGCGGCCAAGGAGGCCCGGATCGCCGCCGAGAAGGCGCGGCCCAAGTGGGTGCTCCCGGTCAGCGGCTTCCGGCTCACCGCCGGCTTCGGTGAGTACGGCCTGTGGAGCAGCTCGCACACCGGGCAGGACTTCGCCTGCGCCTACGGCACGCCGATCCACGCGGTGGGCGACGGCAGGATCATCTTCGCGGCGTACGACGGCGCCTACGGCAACAAGATCGCCGTCGAGCACGAGGACGGCACCGTCACCTGGTACGCCCACATGGACTCGTTCGTGCGCACCAGCGGGACGGTCCGGGCCGGCGACGTGATCGGCCGCGTGGGCATGACCGGCAACACGACCGGTGCCCACCTGCACTTCGAGGTGCGCCCGCACGACGGGGCGCCGGTGCCGCCGCTCACCTGGCTGCGTGCGCACGGCATCGGGATCTGACGCCCTCGGGACCGACCC from Actinomycetes bacterium encodes the following:
- a CDS encoding M23 family metallopeptidase, with product MPPRRSRGRHRRPKNTGGPAYVTAATLAAFAVSGMNVPGAIGDARQASTSTPAAAAADDQGPTASIAAVQLRTTLAKQQEERASRLRSAQAEAVRAARKAAKEARIAAEKARPKWVLPVSGFRLTAGFGEYGLWSSSHTGQDFACAYGTPIHAVGDGRIIFAAYDGAYGNKIAVEHEDGTVTWYAHMDSFVRTSGTVRAGDVIGRVGMTGNTTGAHLHFEVRPHDGAPVPPLTWLRAHGIGI